The uncultured Dysgonomonas sp. genome contains the following window.
TCCTGACTCTATAAATTTCGTTATTTCTTCAAGCTGACGACCATTTACTTTCATGAAAAGAAATTCATAAGCAATGCCCTTTCTTTTAGCTTTTCTACGAATACCAGAACTTATTACAGACAAAAGAAAACGGATAATCCGAGATGCACCTATATTTTTGCAAAATCAGGTGTTGGTGGCCCAGATATAGAAATAACTTTACCTCCCTTTCTTATATATTAAGTGACTTTTTAAGTGTTTTGGAATCTTGCGATTGATTGGATATTTCCATAAAACAGTCCCTCGTATTCCTGATCAAACTGGTCACCTTTTCTGCCTATTTGGACAAAAGAAAAAACCTTGACTTTCTACTGAGAATCAAGGCTTTACTTCTTTCTGCATCATTTGCTAGTGATCCGCTTTGGACCAACCAATTTGTATCTTAAACCAATGTTTATTAATATTTTACCAAATAACTACTACTACATCAGTAGCGGTTTAGTAGTTATTTTGGGCTTTTTGTTGTCTCTCATAACACCACTTTTGGCTTGGAGTTGACTTGTATTCTTTATATATACAAAGGTATAATGAATATTTGACATGTAATAAATTATTCCTTTTGTTTAAACATATTTGTCTTCAGACATTTGTTCTGTTTTGCTTTTGAATAGACGGCTGAAATATTGCGGATATTCAAATCCAAGTGAAAAAGCAATCTCATCAATCTCATCAACTGAAAGTGTAGTTATCAACAGCAGGCTTTTTGCCTTTTCAATTAAAAAGGTGTGAAATATGCTGTTGTGTATTCACACCTGTCAGATTGCGAAGTAGATCGCTCAAATAGTGCGTAGACATGGCTAATTTGGATGCAATATCATTCGCCGTAATAAGTTTGTCTTTATTATCATCAAAATGTATTTGTAGTATAGACTGAAAGCATGTCAGAATATCTGATTCAACACTATTTCTTGTCCTGAACTGTCGTGTGTAAAAGCGTTCGGCATAATTCAATAGTACACCCAGTTGAGATACTATTATATCCTGACTATGTTCGTCGATGCTCCGCTTATCCTCACTTTCAATATTCTGCATCCCAATACGGCATTCCTTCGATAAGAGGTAGAGACAGGCATTAAATACAAAAGGGACAATAAAATAAACATTTAACAGGCTTGCCTTTCTAGAAGCAAGCCTGTTAAGCAGATAATATTATCTCCAATATACAACTAAGTTTTAAAATATACGTAATACCAGTCCAGGATCGGAATTATCGCCCGTACCTGCTGCCATTAATCCCACGTGGCGTATCACTTCGCTAGGAATTATCAAACGATTATTTTCCAATTTAACTTCATTAGTTATTTCTACTGGGGTATCGCCTGCTAGGTCTTGTGCATAAATCTTATGCTTGCCCCATTCCACATTTTGTGGGAACACGAGAGTTACATCTTTAAAATATCCAAAGATTCCTACCGGAACATCAATATCCTCTACAGGAATTGTCACTCCCACCTCCTTGGTATAGTATTCACGTCCAAGGGTTCTGCTTACCGATACAAGGGCTATAGCTCCATTTGGATACCTTGAAGCTAGTACATAAGGCCGGTCTTCCATACTAGAATCCGAGAGTTCGGGAAGCGCCATTCCACGGCTTACACGTGCTGGAGCTGAAACCTGTACAGCCTCTCCGATTGTATGTGTTTGAACCCAGGTTTCGTTTTCATGAAGTATCCAGTTGTCATGTAATCTCTGCTCGTCTATAGTGTAAGGGACACTGCCAATGCCGAATGGTTCAGCAATGCGATGCCATCTCACCCCACGTATAACCTCATCAATACGGGATTTCACGTTACGTCCAACCTCTGGAAACGGTTTATCAGGAGTGCCATCAGGTAGGTTGCCAAGAAATGGATAACGCATGATACCAATTGCACATCCCAGCCCTGCAGCTATATAAGGTTCGTCTTCACAATTGAGGATACCTTTCGCACCCTCTTCGGCAGAGAAGGGCAACAGGTCGCAGATACGCTGTATGGTAACTGGCTGTGCAGTTATGTTTTCTACATCGTAGGTACGGAATATATCGCTAAAACGGGCATAATGCAAGTGCATAGGTGGGGCGAATTCCCAATAGTTGTGTACAGAAGCATGTTCCACCCACATCCCCGGAGCGTGCTGATGCCCTAGGTTGGTAATCATTCTGCGCCACTCTTTATTGTGACATTGGCGTCCCCAGTCTACTTTCCAATAGCTGAGTCCTGCATGGTTCGACTCTTGGAGGCGCATTGTCCAAAAATCTTTATCCGGTATTTCAGTAAACTTTTCTGCTTTTTCGGCAGCTATCCATCCGCCAGCACCACGCCATCCCCGGCCCTTGATACTGTCGACAAGTTGTTTTAGTCGTTCCTGATCATTCCCTTTAAATGATGGAAAACGCGTTGGGTCAAGTGCAATTGTTCCGAAATTATGAGAGTGGGTAGTATCAGTTACCGGAACATCCCACGAATCATCCATTACAAAAATAAGATCTTTGCGTATTTTCGGGTAAAAGTTAGTCCATCCTTCATATTTCCCTTTCCCGAAAAGGTTTTGTTCTACCATCCCTTTCATTGGGGTGCGCCCATTCATCACATAGGTTTGTACATTCCATGTACAAAAATAATCGGGGGCATTGGATGGTTTATCGGGAATGAGACTTTTAATGTCGCTACTTTCCGTACATGCTATGGCCCCAGCAAGACAAACGATGAAGAATAGACATTTTCTTAATAAATCGGTTGTTTTCATTTCTAATTTGTTTTGAAACAGAGGTTTATATATTTACTTCTCTTTGAGTCCTTCCAAGATACCTTCATAACCTGGCTTATGTTCATATTTTTCGCTGAAAGGCAATACTTTGTCAGGTATTCCTTCATATAGCCATCTCCATGAATATTGATCTGTCACACCCCAGAAGGTAATTCCGAAACGTTGGTTTGCGGGCAGTTCCATCATTGCTTCGGTAGCCCAGCGATAAACTTCTTTTTGTTTCAGTGCACTTTCTTCAGTGAACACATAGTCTGAATTATTTTCCATATTGGTCTGTACATCCAGTTCTGAGATGTGTACTTTCAATCCCTTGGCTCCGGCATCCCTGACAGCTTGTTTGAGTTGCAGATCGTTTATGTTGGCATTGGTATGCATTTGCAAGCCGATACCATGTATAGGAACTCTCTTTTCTATTAGTTCATCCATCAACTTGTTTACAGCGTCACTCTTGACTTTGCTGTACTCTTGTCCGTATTCATTATAAAAAAGTAAAGCATCGGGATCGGCTTTATGTGCCGCACGAAAGGCAATCTCAATATATTCGAGTCCGATTTTCTGATACCAGATGTTTTCTTCAATGCGTATTGAACCATCATCCAGCAGTGCTTCATTTACAACGTCCCATGATACAACCTTACCTTTGAAATGCCCAGCAACGGCCTTAATATATTTTTCAAGTAGCATAATGAAATCTTCACGGGTTCCGGTATAATTCTTTAACCATTCGGGAGTTTCACGATACCATACCAAGGTATGTCCGTGAACACGCATTTTGTTCTTTCTGGCAAAATCAATTATTTCGTCAGCTGCCGCGAAGTCATAAACATCTTTGCCCCGGCTGATAGCAGTCATTTTCATAACATATTCGGCAGTTATACTTGAGAATTCCCTAGCCGCCAATTCCCTGTATTGTGTGTCGTTTTTCAGAAACTCGGGCGAAATGGCACCTCCGAAGGGGAATACTGCTTCCCGCAACGTCTGTTTTTCGGGAGTGGGTAAGTCCTTAGAACTGCCGCAACTGCTTCCAAAATATGTAAGGAAAGCCAATGATCCGGTCAGAATTGCCGCATATATTGCTGTCTTTATTTCCATTATTTTTCAATATTGTTAAAAAAACTTGACAAAGTTGACATATATTTATTATTTTGACTCTGTCAAGTTTTCTTCTATTTGTAGGGCAATCT
Protein-coding sequences here:
- a CDS encoding zinc-binding dehydrogenase, translating into MSVISSGIRRKAKRKGIAYEFLFMKVNGRQLEEITKFIESGIIKVILDKVYPFEQTNEALEYIQRGHAEDKVIVKIKE
- a CDS encoding endo-1,4-beta-xylanase, which encodes MEIKTAIYAAILTGSLAFLTYFGSSCGSSKDLPTPEKQTLREAVFPFGGAISPEFLKNDTQYRELAAREFSSITAEYVMKMTAISRGKDVYDFAAADEIIDFARKNKMRVHGHTLVWYRETPEWLKNYTGTREDFIMLLEKYIKAVAGHFKGKVVSWDVVNEALLDDGSIRIEENIWYQKIGLEYIEIAFRAAHKADPDALLFYNEYGQEYSKVKSDAVNKLMDELIEKRVPIHGIGLQMHTNANINDLQLKQAVRDAGAKGLKVHISELDVQTNMENNSDYVFTEESALKQKEVYRWATEAMMELPANQRFGITFWGVTDQYSWRWLYEGIPDKVLPFSEKYEHKPGYEGILEGLKEK